The Malus domestica chromosome 10, GDT2T_hap1 nucleotide sequence TTAATTGTGGTTTCACTCTTTTTCTATTTGAATAAAATTCCtttatgaatatgcataactaaCTCTCCTTTGTTAGGGCGAAGccatgagccttagcatgaatatgtagtctttatttaattgcttatgatataaTTATGCATGTATATTTTGAATTAATAATCATTGTGTTTAAACTGTCTTTATATCAtaatgcttagctaccattagagtgtttagataagtaatcgGATGCAATTTCTATTGTCATGTCACTGTGAATTTGAGGAATTCTTCTTGTCATTGATAATTGTAAGTGCACTTAGGGTGAAAGTCacatcttaagggttgcatgatttttcaaatGGTTTTGCACAAAGCGTAATGAGTCATTGCTTGTTTGATATATGTTCTATCTTGAATGACACAAGTAGAATATACATTAGGAAAActtaaccttcaaagttgcatgcgtaatttttaagttatgattttgtttttgctAAAGTTAGGTTTACCACCTTCTGGTTTGGGAGTTTCATTTGTCTTCCTTGTGAGAATACATGCCTCCACCAATGTCTATATAGTGTGCAGTTGCAGAAAGATGAGTGTGCGGGTGCAAAGCCAAGAGCTTGTGCCTGCCAACATAGCACCAAAGAGTGCAGACATGCAGAGAGAAGCTCTCCTATCTGATCAAGCCATGACCAACACACACACAGTTGTCAAATAAGTAAGGATATTCCGAAGAGAAGTCACCTatcattacaatttttttttaaaattatgcaTCCTCAACGTGGTGTTTGGATGTACTTGTTTAGATCCTtagatttacaaaattttcaaagaaaaagaaattttggCAAATTTGTTACAGGGTGAATCATTTGGAAGTACAAAAAATCAGAGGGAAATTTTTGGTAGTTCTGGTTTCACCTTCTGAGGGATGCACCTTATATAAgtcaataggaaaaaaaatttgttgctTTAAATATTCTTTACATTGTACGATCTTGGCAAATTCAATCCAAACACTATCTTGAGGATGCATCAAGTTTTCAGAAAATACAATGATACGAGTCTTTGATTCCTCAATTGCTTTTAGATGGTGATCTTTCTGCTCTTTTTGGAAGCTCATTATCATCTATAAAGGTTTTAATCCCCTTCTGAACCAAATTGCTATACATAAAGTTGTACCGTGTATCTTCACCTTAAAGCTCAAAAATGCATCGTATCGCTATGGCTAGGTAACATACTCCATATTCTTTGGTGTTGTGGTGATAACTTACTGCAGGCTGAAAGAGCTGGAAATGGCATGCGTACTCAACTCATCAACGACTCTCTTCTTGTACGAACATGTGGAGGCTCTTCCTTAACTGGAGTCCTATATTCCTGCGAAGCAGTTTCCTGCTACCTTTGACGTGAACGCAACACTCAAAGGACAAGGTTAAAAAACAATTGCTAGTTCAGTGTCGGTTCGAAGGAACGAAGGTGATTTTTGCCTTGCCTTGTAATAAAGTTGAAAAGCGTTGGAAGGGTGATTGGTTGTGcccatactttttcttttgtggactTACCTTCATGTATAAGCAGTATGTTCATTGATACGCACATTTATAATTGTAATCTATTTGTCCACATGCTTAGTTCGAGCATCGAAAACAGGATGAAAAGAAGAGGGTTGTCCCTTTTATGTGTGTGCCGTGTTAGTTTTGAGCGTATTAGCAAAGGTTTGGCAAGCTGTGCTGTCCACGTAGTAATGCCACAGGATGAACACACTGGGAAGAGACATTGGACATTATGAATGTATGAATTACATGCACGCAAACACAAGAAGTAAGAAAGATGAACCGCATCTTCAACAAGGTTTCAGCTCACATTTTCATGATTACAAACAATACGACATGCACGCAAATACAACGAAGGTATGAATACATGAATTAACGACACAAAAAGGAACTTCAGAAAATGTAGAAACGCAAAAACACTCCAAATGAAGCATGATGGCAAGCATGGCAGTGAAAGTCTCTATAAGATATAAAGTACAATGGCCCAAACAGGGTAGACGAACAGAATGATTATGCCAACAGTGTTCGATATTCCACCAGCTTTGGTGAAAGCGTCTCTGAACCCACCAGCTGCCCGGATGTGTTCTTGCAGCAAATAACCGGCGATGAGAAGGCATATTACAACACCAATCCAGTCGCCTCTCAGAGTGTTCGCAAATAAACTAGGAGCAACCACTATAAGAAGAATCAACGCTGCGGGCAATTCCAGCCACTCTGGAGGTTATAAACATAGTTAGTGACCACAAGCAGTAAACAGAAGGTGATTAGGATAAAGTAAGCAACAAATTCTAGGTCATAAACTTGGAAGCATAGACATGTTCGATCAGCAGTGGGAATAAAAACTATATTTTACCTGGGAAACGTTTAGGGAAGAAAAGCCGTAAGACAACACCAACGAGAGCAATCCATTTTCCAATCTCTCCCCTGGAAAAATAAAGATTTTTAGGGAATAGAACGAACCAAAAACACCGACAACAGGAAATATATAACTTGTACGGTAAGTATGTGTGGAAAATAACCTGAAGATGTTGAACAATATTGAAGGAAGGGTAAAGAAAATGTAGGGGATCAATAGCCCTGTAAGAATGTTCGATTTCCAGTTTGTTCGATCCAAGATCAACAGATAGCTACAgtcaacacagaaacaaataggTGAGGTTCATATATTTTCCCAAATCAGTACAAGTGAAATTAAAATATCACACAAAGCACAATTAAGAACATAAAAACTAAACCAAACtgacataatttacataaaaaaacttGGAAAACTGAATCATAAAATAACAGAAAAACAGTGATCTAAACTAttgaaaactaacgaaaaaagTTCAATACAGGATCTGAAAAACTGCATCTCCAAAAAATAACAATAACCCAGAAAAATATCAGTTACCATGAATTTAAGACCTCTAAGATCATCCAAAAATCTTAACATCCAATCGAAAACAAGGAGAGAGAAGACATACATTGCAGCAAACGAAGCAACCCATTTGAGAAAAGCAGTTCCGAATCCCAAGCTGCCGAGGCGGACGGCGTGGCCGGCGAGCTTCTTAGCAGCAGCGCCGAGCTCTTTGAAATCGCTGCTGATCAAATCGGCGGCATCAGATTcagtcatcatcttcaagtAGCTCTGTTTTTTTGCCATCTAGAGGAACAGGGACAGGGGAAGACAGGAACAGAGTTACTAGAAAGGGCAGAGACAGTGGAAGGGATAATTGGATTTGACCTTCAATTGCTGTATTTGTAAGGATCTAAATAAAAGATCTATAAAATTATTGCCGCCGCGTGGCAGAGCAGCTGCACCACTAATGTAAAGCAAGTGGtgaatttgtatttaatttggaaaaatgattcgttggatttttttttttcttaagatTTTAAGAATTTTATAATCATAATCGTTTAATATATATTgtgtgattaaaaaaatttatatattatttatatatatttttaaattttaaattttaaaataatttatgatcatATAATATACAATAAACTGTTACgatcaatgaaaaaaaatttcggCGATAatctttttcctttaatttgtATTTGCACCAGGTCGGTCGACATGACACCATGTGGCTTGTCACATAGTTGGGACCTACTCCTTATCTCCTTATTAATAATTTTCTCAAGCTAcctattaataatttttttgtcaattaaaaaaattaaattaatcctgacaacaaaatttaaataaaatagctaaaataaaagttatggatatagtacaaaataattttagttttttttttttccaaaagcataaATCATATCAGTAAATTTTTAGTGATAAAATAATCTGAAGGTTGTCACTAAATTTTTTAACgagtattttatattttctctttttataaattttgtgtttaactttttaatatatACAAGCATTATATGTATACATTTCTAGTtatatttgattgttttgtgctTTCTGTAAGTTATTGAGGCTTGACGAAACATATTTATATGATATCCATTGAACTTCATTTTCAGGATATAAAGTAGATTATCCTTTGTGATCTACTTtgaatttaattatatatttggaaaaattGTATACGTTGACACCTTTATCATGAATGGTATTTGAAAATGATCGTTTCAATTTagttttcatttgtaagtgagaaattttaagttaaatttttataaataatgagTTTGAGACTAATTATTATTAAGAGTTAAGTCCGGATAACTGCCTAACCTTTAGGGATGATTCTAAATTAGTCCTAACCTTTCAAAACATTCCAAATAACTACTTTAAGGTCTTAAAGTTTCAAAAATGAACATCTATTAGGTTCATTCAGTGATGACGTGGATAAACATTAAGTGTGTTTAAACTCTCAAGTCATTTATTGAGAGAATATCCAAATTGGCCTCATTTAGCCAAACAAATTTATGGTTTAACTTAGTTAAAATGAGTCAATTTGGGAGATTAGAATCCCAAAGACGTCGATTAGTGAAAATCAACTTTAGTGTTTATCCACCTCATTATTTAATGCTATCAAAGTCATCACTTAGTGTGGCTAAAATATATGGTGACCTACCAAAtgcctagtttttttttttaaatttaggtAGTTATTTAGAATGTTTTAAAAAGTTGAGATTAATTTaggagggtgtattcaattaggaatctAAGAGAGTTTAATGTATTTATTAACTCCCAtgaatttcatgaattttaatTGATTCACATAAAATTCGGTGAATTGTACAAAGATTTGATATGAAATTTGTTATGAAGTTCAATGGAGTTTTATGAAGTCTAATAGATTCAGTGGgcaatttttgatttttttttttggtaagagTAAATCTTTATTTAACTCATTAGACTGCAAGCCACAAATTCAATTCTTGCACATATTATATGGTTAGCTAAACTTTTGCCTCTCAAGTTATTCATTTTTttggccacttagtactacaatctagtggtatttctttttacttataagtgagaagccttaggttcgattttcaccaaagacaaatttaaaccaatcgtttgttcaaaaaaaaaaaatctttttgaGCTCTATCCAAtccaagcaaaaaaaaaaaaaaaaacacaatataCCTTGAAGCTATATCAAGAAGTCTAGGTTCGCCAAAAACCAATAAGCAATACACAAGAAGTCTAGGTTCGCCAACAACCAAAACCAATAAACTTTACAGAATAAGAAGGGATGAAGAATATATACTTTGCAATATATCACAGTAGATAAATCATCATCAGTTCTCATCTCGGACTCCCGCTAACACTacggcctcgtttggcagctcggactgtactgactatttctgtcggataagataaatagccaccggatagtactgactaaattggtcgggcgtttggtgcagtatcggattaatgaccgtattatttatactgtgtttggtattGAACCGGATAggacaagagaaaaaaaattaacaaatcttTCTTAGCTTTTAGACTCTAATATAATGCTTTATTGATTCGTATAAAGATACAAGCACCTTTGGTACTAATTTTGAGTTAAGTTTCCTGCCTTGTGTTTTGTTAatttgatattattttttttcccattCTAATTTGGCCTCTGTGGTTGTCACGTATATATTCACACATATCTATATCCAGATAAAAATTCCAATCAACAATTCAACAACCCTAGTCCGAAATTCAACAATTCAATGCCAATCAACAATTCAACAACCCTAGTCCGAAATtattcacacatatatatatccagataaaaagtaaaattcacataaaaattaaaaaaatggataGAGTGATGTAAAACACAAATTTACATAATCAATTGCATAATTagagagaaaataataaatagattcaatcaattgcaagaaaaataggAGGAGGGGGAAGAATAGAGGGAGGGGCGGAAtcccagaagaagaaaattgaaaagacgaaaatgtgattcaaacgaagaagaagactgTGAGAAGACATACCTGGGATGAGAGCAAGATGGCGTCtggagaggaagagaatgaAACGCTGCGTTAAGAGGttgcggtggtggtggtggggggaATCGAAATTTTGGGGAAAGAATGGGGAAGTTGA carries:
- the LOC103449792 gene encoding cold-regulated 413 plasma membrane protein 1-like → MAKKQSYLKMMTESDAADLISSDFKELGAAAKKLAGHAVRLGSLGFGTAFLKWVASFAAIYLLILDRTNWKSNILTGLLIPYIFFTLPSILFNIFRGEIGKWIALVGVVLRLFFPKRFPEWLELPAALILLIVVAPSLFANTLRGDWIGVVICLLIAGYLLQEHIRAAGGFRDAFTKAGGISNTVGIIILFVYPVWAIVLYIL